Proteins encoded within one genomic window of Paraglaciecola psychrophila 170:
- a CDS encoding protein-L-isoaspartate(D-aspartate) O-methyltransferase has protein sequence MRLTSRKGESLAQLLHKEGISSAKVLTAIAKTPRELFLPDALKHKAYQNTALPIGQGQTISQPYIVARMTELLLESDNQVQTVLEIGTGSGYQTAILAQLFTNVYSVERIKTLQFQAKRRMNQLDLHNVKMKHGDGWLGWSSKGPYDAIIVTAAAKSMPKELYQQLNDGGRLIIPVGEENQQLHCITKRGDEFETKIIEAVRFVPLVAGDII, from the coding sequence ATGAGATTAACATCACGTAAAGGTGAAAGCCTTGCTCAACTTCTTCATAAAGAAGGTATCAGCAGCGCCAAAGTACTGACCGCTATAGCTAAAACGCCTAGAGAGCTTTTTTTGCCTGATGCGTTAAAACACAAAGCCTATCAAAATACTGCTTTGCCTATTGGTCAAGGACAAACCATATCCCAGCCCTACATTGTCGCTCGTATGACAGAGTTATTATTAGAGTCTGACAATCAAGTTCAAACCGTGTTAGAAATAGGTACAGGCTCAGGCTACCAAACCGCAATACTGGCGCAATTGTTCACTAATGTTTATTCAGTTGAAAGAATAAAAACCCTACAGTTTCAAGCTAAGCGACGCATGAATCAACTGGACTTACATAATGTGAAAATGAAACATGGTGACGGCTGGTTAGGTTGGAGTAGTAAGGGTCCATACGATGCGATCATCGTTACCGCAGCAGCAAAGTCAATGCCAAAAGAGTTATATCAGCAACTGAATGATGGCGGCCGTTTAATTATTCCTGTTGGGGAAGAAAATCAACAGTTACATTGTATTACCAAACGCGGTGATGAATTTGAAACAAAGATCATCGAAGCTGTTAGGTTTGTGCCTTTAGTGGCAGGAGATATTATTTGA
- a CDS encoding polyprenyl-phosphate transporter — translation MKTSRTKSGYVSVAAKGILMGAADAVPGVSGGTIAFMTGIYEELLFSLRQCSTSAVRVLFQSGIKATWQHINGGFLLALFSGIILSILTLSRVVLYLLDNHPILLWSFFFGLILAAVWSVIRHIEKWEIGVIATFLIGTVGAFFITTISPTTIETSPLIVFLSGMIAICAMILPGISGSFILLLLGMYAPMLLAVKELQFTTLCIFAGGCIVGLLSFSHVLTWMFKHYKTMTLALLGGFMLGSLNKVWPWKQTIESVIDRHGKEVPLLQNNILPHTFETLHTQPAYMWYAIILMIFGIIMVIALEKIGTKPADH, via the coding sequence TTGAAAACGTCAAGAACAAAGTCTGGCTATGTAAGCGTAGCCGCTAAAGGCATATTGATGGGTGCCGCAGATGCGGTACCTGGAGTATCAGGCGGCACAATTGCCTTTATGACTGGCATATATGAAGAACTATTATTTTCCCTTAGGCAGTGCAGCACTAGTGCTGTGAGAGTATTGTTTCAAAGCGGCATTAAAGCCACTTGGCAACACATTAACGGTGGATTTCTACTGGCATTATTCAGTGGCATTATTCTGAGTATTTTAACCCTATCTAGAGTGGTGTTATATCTTCTGGATAATCATCCGATATTACTTTGGTCTTTCTTTTTTGGACTCATATTGGCTGCCGTGTGGTCGGTTATTCGGCATATCGAGAAATGGGAAATAGGCGTTATCGCTACCTTTTTAATTGGTACTGTTGGGGCATTTTTTATTACCACTATTAGCCCTACCACAATTGAAACCTCACCTTTAATCGTATTTTTATCTGGCATGATTGCTATATGTGCCATGATTTTACCTGGCATCTCTGGCAGTTTTATATTGCTGCTACTAGGTATGTATGCACCGATGTTATTAGCGGTAAAAGAATTACAATTTACGACTTTATGCATATTTGCCGGTGGCTGTATAGTGGGTTTATTGAGTTTTTCTCATGTACTAACTTGGATGTTTAAACATTATAAAACAATGACTTTGGCGTTATTAGGTGGATTTATGCTGGGCTCGTTAAATAAAGTTTGGCCCTGGAAACAAACCATTGAGTCAGTGATCGATCGTCATGGTAAAGAGGTGCCCCTATTACAAAACAACATACTGCCCCACACATTTGAAACACTACACACCCAACCTGCCTATATGTGGTACGCAATTATATTAATGATATTTGGCATCATAATGGTTATTGCACTCGAAAAAATAGGTACTAAACCAGCTGATCATTAA
- a CDS encoding peptidoglycan DD-metalloendopeptidase family protein: MKVFNQKIVLSKNISIYFGMLFCCLINMSCSNRSQPAPVSELYQGKTFRDFEQQGYSAKTYPVKAGDTLYSIAWYSGNDYRDLARINKISSPYQIQPGQILTLVKLAKSKPPKLKKSTGHTSKVIINQSVDRSKKQAYGESEQILNTDPIGSSTGQFPDRVKSWHWPTNETVSRGFSAKEQGNKGLDFSGTLGLPILAAADGKVVYAGDALRGFGKLVIIKHSDAYLTAYAHNDNIVVKEKQWLNAGQQIATMGRSGTDKVKLHFEVRYKGKSVNPLRYLPNR; encoded by the coding sequence ATGAAAGTATTTAATCAAAAAATAGTATTGTCTAAAAATATATCAATTTACTTTGGCATGCTATTTTGCTGTTTAATCAATATGAGCTGCTCAAACCGCAGTCAACCTGCTCCAGTATCTGAGCTTTATCAAGGTAAAACATTTCGAGATTTTGAACAACAGGGCTATTCAGCTAAGACATATCCAGTTAAAGCTGGTGATACCTTATATTCTATTGCTTGGTATTCGGGTAATGATTACAGGGACTTAGCGAGAATAAATAAGATTTCGTCTCCTTATCAGATACAGCCAGGGCAAATCTTGACGCTGGTCAAGTTAGCAAAGTCAAAACCACCAAAGCTGAAGAAGAGCACTGGTCACACCTCAAAAGTAATTATAAATCAATCTGTTGACCGCTCTAAAAAGCAGGCGTATGGTGAAAGCGAACAAATTTTAAACACGGATCCAATTGGATCATCTACCGGTCAATTTCCTGATCGAGTTAAGAGTTGGCATTGGCCCACAAATGAAACTGTTTCAAGAGGTTTTTCGGCCAAAGAACAAGGCAACAAAGGCTTGGATTTTTCAGGGACACTTGGGTTACCAATTTTGGCAGCCGCCGATGGGAAAGTAGTATACGCGGGCGACGCATTACGTGGATTTGGAAAATTAGTCATTATCAAACATTCCGACGCTTATTTAACGGCCTATGCACATAATGACAATATAGTAGTGAAAGAAAAGCAGTGGCTAAACGCAGGCCAACAAATTGCCACAATGGGTAGAAGTGGAACCGATAAGGTTAAGCTTCATTTTGAAGTGAGATACAAAGGAAAATCCGTTAATCCTTTGCGCTATCTACCTAACAGATAA
- the rpoS gene encoding RNA polymerase sigma factor RpoS yields MGQEKTVVLEVNAFSDIEDAVERELVKADKKAEEQLEDILANKEDKPKNLDVTQLYLGEIGFSPLLSAEEEVYFSRRALKGDEASRKRMIVSNLRLVVKIARRYNNRGLALLDLIEEGNLGLIRAVEKFDPERGFRFSTYATWWIRQTIERAIMNQTRTIRLPIHVVKELNVYLRAARELSQMLDHEPTPQEIAESLDKPVRDVIKMLRLNERITSVDTPIGGENDKVLLDVIADNKGHGPEEDLQDSDIKLNIIKWLEDLNPKQREVLARRFGLLGHEPSTLEDVGLEIGLTRERVRQIQVEALRRLRDMLGHKGLDLEALFNKLT; encoded by the coding sequence ATGGGTCAAGAAAAAACAGTTGTATTGGAAGTTAATGCTTTCAGCGATATTGAAGATGCAGTAGAGCGAGAACTTGTCAAGGCCGATAAAAAAGCCGAAGAACAGTTAGAAGATATTCTAGCTAATAAAGAAGATAAACCCAAAAACCTCGATGTAACTCAGTTGTATTTAGGCGAAATAGGGTTCTCCCCCTTATTATCCGCAGAAGAAGAGGTGTATTTTTCACGCCGCGCCTTAAAAGGTGATGAAGCATCTCGAAAACGAATGATTGTCAGTAATTTGCGTTTAGTAGTCAAAATCGCGAGGCGTTACAACAATCGTGGTTTGGCATTACTTGATTTAATCGAAGAAGGAAATTTAGGTCTTATTCGTGCTGTCGAAAAATTTGATCCTGAGCGAGGTTTCAGATTCTCTACTTATGCCACTTGGTGGATTAGACAAACCATTGAACGTGCAATTATGAACCAAACCCGCACGATTCGTTTACCTATTCATGTAGTAAAAGAACTCAATGTTTATCTGCGTGCAGCTAGAGAACTTTCTCAAATGCTCGATCATGAACCTACCCCGCAAGAAATTGCTGAATCGTTAGATAAACCTGTTCGCGACGTCATCAAAATGTTGCGTTTAAACGAAAGAATAACCTCTGTTGATACCCCTATAGGTGGTGAGAACGACAAGGTTTTACTGGATGTTATAGCTGATAACAAGGGCCATGGCCCTGAAGAAGATTTACAAGACTCAGACATCAAACTAAATATCATAAAATGGTTGGAAGATCTTAACCCTAAGCAACGTGAAGTGTTAGCAAGACGCTTTGGGCTGTTAGGTCACGAACCTTCCACCCTTGAGGATGTTGGGTTAGAAATTGGGCTTACCCGTGAAAGAGTTCGTCAAATTCAAGTGGAGGCTTTGCGACGCTTGAGAGACATGTTGGGCCACAAAGGTTTAGATTTAGAAGCTTTATTCAATAAACTTACTTAG
- the tpx gene encoding thiol peroxidase, producing the protein MATVTLQGNAFNTCGDLPKVGSKAPNFILVETDLSETTLADYKGSKLILNIFPSVDTGVCATSIRTFNQKASELRNTKVVCVSADLPFAAARFCGVEGIKNVVTGSSFRGSFGTDYGVSFSDGPLTGLLSRSVVVIDEQGNVVYTEQVAETTDEPDYAAATAVL; encoded by the coding sequence ATGGCCACAGTGACATTGCAAGGAAACGCGTTTAATACATGCGGTGATTTACCAAAAGTAGGGTCTAAGGCGCCTAACTTCATTTTAGTAGAAACTGACTTATCGGAAACAACATTAGCAGATTACAAAGGATCAAAACTGATCTTAAATATTTTTCCTTCAGTGGATACGGGTGTGTGTGCTACCTCAATCCGTACTTTTAATCAAAAGGCCAGTGAATTAAGAAATACTAAAGTGGTATGCGTATCAGCTGACCTACCTTTCGCTGCAGCAAGATTCTGTGGAGTAGAGGGCATTAAAAATGTAGTCACAGGCTCAAGTTTTAGAGGAAGTTTTGGCACTGATTATGGTGTGAGTTTTAGTGATGGTCCTCTGACTGGTTTATTGTCTCGAAGCGTAGTGGTGATCGATGAACAAGGCAATGTTGTTTACACTGAACAAGTCGCTGAAACTACTGATGAGCCTGATTATGCAGCAGCTACAGCTGTTCTATAA
- the folA gene encoding type 3 dihydrofolate reductase: protein MKISMIAAMANNRVIGADNAMPWHLPADLKHFKKITLGKPIIMGRKTYVSIGKALPGRLNIVVSSDIDLKLTDATVVQGCEQAIDVAERYCREQKVETPEVMIIGGGTIYKHFLAFCHQLYLTLIDLDVAGDTHFPDYLARYNWQELDNEAHQAESLHPYAYRFITLLKQAV from the coding sequence ATGAAGATATCAATGATAGCTGCAATGGCCAACAACCGGGTCATTGGTGCCGACAATGCGATGCCTTGGCATTTGCCTGCAGATCTCAAGCACTTTAAAAAAATAACCCTCGGAAAACCGATTATTATGGGTCGTAAAACCTACGTTTCTATAGGTAAAGCATTACCTGGGCGACTAAACATCGTGGTCAGTTCAGATATTGATCTTAAGCTCACAGATGCAACGGTGGTGCAGGGCTGTGAACAGGCTATTGATGTGGCTGAAAGATATTGTAGAGAACAGAAAGTTGAAACTCCTGAAGTGATGATCATCGGTGGGGGCACTATTTATAAGCACTTCCTAGCATTTTGCCATCAACTTTACTTGACTCTTATTGATTTGGACGTAGCTGGTGATACTCATTTTCCTGATTATCTAGCAAGGTATAATTGGCAAGAATTAGATAATGAAGCTCATCAAGCAGAATCATTACATCCTTATGCCTACCGTTTTATTACTCTTCTAAAACAGGCTGTTTAG
- a CDS encoding PA2779 family protein produces MTPQEVTELNRQLNQAPGGVIVGTVVTVLVVVAVLELMGITDVCPFIRPI; encoded by the coding sequence ATGACCCCACAAGAGGTAACTGAGCTAAATAGACAGTTAAACCAAGCGCCTGGGGGAGTGATTGTAGGCACCGTTGTGACTGTACTTGTTGTCGTAGCAGTCCTCGAACTAATGGGTATTACCGACGTTTGTCCCTTTATTCGACCCATATAG
- a CDS encoding PA2778 family cysteine peptidase: MLSKKRWISALTCSLLLLQGCQNTPQTEMLSGSILNNVSPRKLIKDVPFYPQEKFFCGLTTLSEALNFYGHSTTPESIAPSLFILGREGSLQLEMISAARSYGLLAYSTQSDFKTLFSLIDNDVPVIVFQNVAASWFPMWHYALVIGYGQIEQKIILHTGEAEVHEMSYELFEIV, from the coding sequence ATGCTTAGCAAAAAGCGGTGGATCAGTGCATTAACGTGTTCACTGCTATTATTACAAGGCTGTCAAAATACACCACAAACTGAAATGCTCAGTGGCTCTATTCTGAATAATGTCAGCCCGAGAAAATTGATAAAAGACGTCCCTTTTTACCCACAAGAAAAATTCTTTTGTGGTCTCACTACTCTTTCTGAAGCATTGAATTTTTATGGACACTCAACCACCCCAGAAAGTATAGCGCCTAGTTTATTTATTCTAGGTCGAGAAGGCAGTTTACAACTCGAAATGATTTCAGCAGCCAGATCGTATGGTCTTTTAGCCTACTCCACTCAATCTGACTTTAAGACTCTATTCTCGCTTATTGACAATGATGTGCCCGTCATTGTTTTCCAAAATGTTGCGGCATCCTGGTTTCCAATGTGGCATTACGCTTTAGTTATTGGTTATGGCCAAATCGAACAAAAAATAATCCTACATACTGGCGAGGCAGAAGTTCACGAGATGTCATACGAATTGTTTGAAATAGTTTGA
- the cgtA gene encoding Obg family GTPase CgtA: MKFVDEADIRVDAGNGGNGVVGFRREKYVPDGGPDGGDGGDGGSVYLVADENLNTLIDYRFERFHRAEHGKKGQSANCTGRGGVDLDVKVPVGTRATDSETGEVLGDLTKHTQRMKVAQGGFHGLGNARFKTSTNRAPRQKSDGTPGEVRHLKLELLLLADVGLLGMPNAGKSTFIRSVSAAKPKVADYPFTTLVPNLGVVRLDSMRSFVIADIPGLIEGAAEGAGLGIQFLKHLERCRVLLHLVDLMPADGSDPVENAKAIVAELEKYSPKLAAKPRWLVFNKIDLMLEDEANELCKQIAEALEWQGEYFQISAFQKLGTHALCMKSMDFIEALPAEVEPEIKDEEVGFKWDTYHKDIIEDAYDDDFDDNDDSGVEVVYTKR; encoded by the coding sequence ATGAAATTTGTAGATGAAGCTGATATCCGTGTTGATGCAGGTAATGGCGGTAATGGTGTAGTCGGTTTTCGCCGCGAAAAATACGTGCCAGATGGTGGCCCAGACGGAGGTGATGGCGGTGATGGCGGAAGCGTCTATTTGGTTGCAGATGAAAATTTAAACACCTTGATAGATTACCGTTTTGAACGATTTCATCGTGCTGAGCACGGTAAAAAAGGCCAAAGTGCTAATTGTACTGGTAGAGGCGGTGTTGACCTAGATGTGAAAGTGCCGGTTGGTACTCGCGCGACCGATAGCGAAACGGGAGAAGTATTAGGTGATTTAACCAAACATACCCAGCGCATGAAAGTGGCCCAGGGTGGTTTTCATGGCTTAGGTAATGCTCGTTTCAAGACCAGTACTAATCGTGCGCCAAGACAAAAGTCTGATGGCACACCAGGTGAAGTCAGGCATTTAAAGTTAGAATTATTGTTGCTTGCCGATGTGGGATTACTCGGTATGCCTAATGCTGGGAAATCTACTTTTATTCGCAGTGTTTCAGCAGCCAAACCTAAAGTCGCTGATTACCCTTTTACTACATTGGTACCAAACCTAGGTGTGGTGCGTTTGGACTCTATGCGAAGCTTTGTTATTGCTGATATTCCAGGTTTAATTGAAGGTGCTGCAGAAGGCGCAGGTCTTGGTATTCAATTTTTAAAGCATTTAGAGCGCTGCCGAGTGTTATTACATCTGGTAGATTTGATGCCAGCAGATGGTTCAGACCCTGTTGAGAACGCTAAAGCCATTGTCGCAGAGCTTGAAAAATACAGCCCGAAACTGGCTGCTAAGCCACGTTGGTTAGTATTTAATAAAATCGATTTGATGCTCGAAGATGAAGCCAATGAGTTGTGCAAGCAGATTGCAGAAGCACTTGAATGGCAAGGTGAATATTTCCAAATTTCAGCATTCCAGAAACTTGGTACACATGCATTGTGTATGAAATCAATGGACTTCATTGAGGCACTGCCTGCTGAAGTTGAACCTGAAATTAAGGATGAAGAGGTGGGATTCAAGTGGGATACGTATCATAAAGATATTATTGAAGATGCCTATGATGATGACTTCGATGATAATGATGACTCTGGTGTAGAAGTGGTTTACACCAAGAGATGA
- the rpmA gene encoding 50S ribosomal protein L27, translating into MAHKKAGGSTNNGRDSESKRLGVKRYGGESVLAGNIIVRQRGTKFHAGNNMGIGKDHTLFALSDGKVQFEVKGPKNRKFVSIIA; encoded by the coding sequence ATGGCACATAAAAAAGCTGGTGGTAGTACTAACAATGGCCGTGATTCAGAAAGTAAACGCCTAGGTGTTAAGCGTTACGGTGGTGAGTCAGTTCTAGCAGGTAACATTATTGTTCGTCAACGGGGTACTAAGTTCCACGCGGGTAACAACATGGGTATCGGTAAAGATCATACTTTATTCGCTTTATCAGATGGTAAAGTTCAGTTTGAAGTAAAAGGTCCTAAAAATCGTAAATTTGTGAGCATCATTGCTTAA
- the rplU gene encoding 50S ribosomal protein L21: MYAVFQSGGKQHRVAEGQILRLEKIEVAPGESIEFDDILMVSNGDDIKIGTPFVSGSKVTAEVVTHGRGDKVKIVKFRRRKHSRTTMGHRQWFTEVKITGISA; encoded by the coding sequence ATGTACGCGGTTTTCCAAAGTGGTGGCAAACAACACCGTGTGGCTGAAGGTCAAATCCTTCGTCTAGAAAAAATCGAAGTGGCTCCAGGTGAGTCAATTGAATTTGATGACATCTTAATGGTAAGTAATGGTGACGATATTAAAATTGGTACCCCTTTTGTAAGTGGTAGCAAGGTTACAGCTGAAGTTGTAACGCACGGACGTGGCGATAAAGTTAAAATCGTTAAGTTCCGTCGTCGTAAACATTCACGAACCACAATGGGTCATCGTCAGTGGTTCACGGAAGTGAAGATCACTGGTATCAGCGCTTAA
- the ispB gene encoding octaprenyl diphosphate synthase has protein sequence MKLETINQLARTDMMAVNRLIQQQVDSEVSLINQLGFYIVNSGGKRLRPLLTVLAARALNIQTDQHHTLATIIEFIHTATLLHDDVVDESTMRRGKETANAVFGNQASVLVGDFLYTRSFQMMVSLKSMRVMQILSDATNVIAEGEVLQLMNCNDPETSEESYMQVIYSKTARLFEAATLLAAVLTDQGEEIEFAMQEYGKYLGTAFQLVDDILDYAADSEVMGKNVGDDLAEGKPTLPLLYAMWHGTDEQKALIKEAIETGNGMHNFTEIMAAMEQTGALTYTKERAADASEKAIKALDNVPSSEYKDALIGLANIALVRAA, from the coding sequence ATGAAATTAGAAACAATTAATCAACTAGCTCGTACAGATATGATGGCGGTAAACAGGCTCATTCAACAACAAGTGGACTCTGAAGTGTCGTTGATTAACCAATTAGGCTTTTATATCGTTAACAGCGGAGGAAAACGCTTAAGACCTTTGCTGACTGTTTTAGCAGCAAGAGCACTTAACATACAAACAGATCAGCACCATACCTTAGCTACTATAATCGAGTTTATTCACACTGCCACACTACTTCACGATGACGTAGTCGACGAATCCACTATGCGCCGCGGTAAAGAAACGGCCAATGCCGTATTTGGTAATCAAGCTAGCGTTCTAGTAGGAGACTTTTTATATACGCGTTCATTTCAGATGATGGTTAGTTTGAAAAGTATGCGTGTAATGCAAATCTTGTCTGATGCTACCAATGTCATAGCAGAAGGTGAAGTACTTCAATTGATGAACTGTAACGACCCTGAAACCAGTGAAGAAAGTTATATGCAAGTGATTTACAGTAAAACTGCACGTTTGTTCGAGGCTGCTACTTTGCTAGCCGCGGTATTAACTGATCAGGGTGAAGAGATTGAATTCGCAATGCAAGAGTACGGTAAATACTTAGGAACAGCGTTTCAATTAGTAGATGACATTCTTGATTATGCAGCAGATTCAGAGGTAATGGGCAAAAACGTGGGTGACGATTTAGCAGAGGGTAAACCAACACTGCCTTTACTATATGCAATGTGGCACGGCACTGATGAACAAAAAGCACTCATAAAAGAAGCGATTGAAACCGGTAATGGAATGCATAACTTCACAGAAATCATGGCAGCAATGGAACAAACTGGCGCATTAACCTATACCAAAGAACGTGCAGCAGATGCATCTGAAAAAGCAATTAAAGCATTAGATAATGTTCCCAGCTCAGAATATAAGGATGCATTAATAGGATTAGCCAATATCGCCCTAGTAAGAGCAGCTTAA